The DNA window GATCTTGGAATTCCAGCTTCCTCTTCACATTCCTTGATGATGTTCTCTTTGCAGGAGATACCATATGGCTAAAAGTTTCCAAGTGGAGCTAACATAAGCTAACAGATACTCAATTCTACTTCTACATTAGAGAAACAAGGAAAGAAAAAAGGAGCAATTCTATTCTACTCAGTTAAGTTCTTTCATTCAGGATATGTTAAACCTCATCAGCAAAAACCAAAAATCAACAAATACTCCATAACCCACCTTGCCATGCTGCCTAACTTTAAATAACCATATCCTGATTGTTACCATCTAAATATATAGTTATATACCCAGAAGCTATCTAAAACTCTGCCCCTTTTGTCCATGATGTTCATTTTAGATGGACTAATATTGTGAAAATTTCAAtagaacttaggaaaaataaatctCAGTAGGACTGATTGTCTTTTTACCTCTAAACTCTGTATGTTAGACCAAGCAGGTAATTCGGTCCAAAATTCTTTTACGCCTGATGTGACCAGGAAATGATTACAGGCTAGAAAAGTATACATGGACGATTTACTACTATTTCAGAAATCAGAATATCTCCAAAAGAGCTGAAAAGTTACTAAAAGAGTTCACTACATATATGTTTAACCAAAGACCAGGTGCACGTATGCCATACAAATTAACAACACAGAGAATACTCCCTATGTCCCTTGAGTGATTGGAGCAAATTCGGACCTCTAGGAAATGAAAAGGAGTATGTGAATGATGTGCATTTATTGATTTGTGGTTGAACATTCTCAAATAGGAGTTACAAAATGCCATCACCTGGATTATATAGAATCCAGTTTAACAGTTTTAGAATGAAAATGGCATCATAGGTCATATGGTGCACATAGGCACAGTTGGAAAAATTCATAAACTTTTGACACCCGTCTGTGGCAGCAAATATTTTTTGTTACTAAGGTAAACAAAAAAAATTCAAGAGAAGAATGGGAATGCACACCAGGCCACCAGCAACAAGATGGTCGAGCATTCCTGGATATGTTTGCTTCACATCACTTCTTTTACCAATCCAAAGAAATTTCTGGCCATCTTTCTCAACATACCCATTCATATGAACTCCGTAAGCCTGTCATGAATATAAGTTTATTGAGAAATGAGAAGGATCTAACAGTTACAAATTGTGGGAGGAGAACAGCTACCAGATatagagagaaaaaaaagtgaGCAAATTTGGAGTACATGAGGACAAGATTAGCAGTTGGATAGCACCAATAGAGGTGTACAATATTTGACAAACACAAGTCATAAAGAATGCAATATAAGTACTGCAtacctttttttttaaaaaagaaagtACAGCATACCTTTATACCAAAGTAGGGAGCAGCAGCACGTTCCAGAGAGAAATACACAGGCATGCCATAAGATGATGTTACTGGGTAGAGCTGTTAGATTGCAAAACATTATCAGAAAAAACTAAAGAAATATATGAAACTAGAGTTGAATTTCCAAGTATAAAGCAACTACCAGTAAAATTTCTGAGGGTAAGCAAtatgacaaaaaaaaaatccacaACTTCTTTTGAAGAAATTTAGCTGTTGCTTCGACAAAAATGCCAGCATGTGGTGCATTGGTGTCTTGGTGATGAATGAATGAGGCATAGACAACTATAGATCATTCCAAACAACTATTGTGATCAGCTACCAAGTCTTTTAACCCCAGTAGAAGAAGCATGAATAAGTTCAAAATATACTTGTCACTACAAGGCTGATTAACACTGTAACACATAACAAAGTGTTCGCAAACCATTAGGTTTATATGGCCTATCAGTATTTTCAGTATCAATGTATTTAGCCATGCAAATGATTTTCTGCTATAGTTAAATTGACAACAATGAATGGAAAAATAACTGTTCCCAAATGTTAGACCAATCAGGTTGTTTCTGGCTCATGATTCAATCAGGTTGTTTCTGGCTCATGATTCATAACCATTACATGATTTATTAACCTTGGCTTATCTCTCTGTTCATACTTCATACACTCATGATGTCATCACAAAAAATTGAAAAATCAGCAAATGCAGCTGAATCATTTCACAAAACAGTTCAATAATCCATGAATCCATCCTAAGTACCTCATTCCGAATACCTGGAATCATTTCACCGAGACTTTTTATGACTTCTCCAATAGCATGTGTTCTGTCCTCTGGTGTCCTAAGTGACGACTGGAGAGACACATTTTCCACAGTGTTGCTGCTATTATTGCCTGAGATGGTAAAAACATCATGGAAGTCTCTGAGGTGCTTGACAAATCTGAAATTGGCATCACTAAGTTAGACACCTTATAGAAAGAATCTGGCCTTTAAGTGCAAACTGGATCTTGAACAATGTAACTTTGTTCAGCAGTTTAGCATGCTCATAACCGCCCCTTTTTTTACTTTGTCTATCTGAATTCCAAGTCCAGATCTATCTGAATTCCAAGTCCAGATAAGTAAAACCTAGCCCCCCTACATTGGTTTAACCATTTGCTAGACTTGTTGTGTAACTTCTGTTCATCCTGTCATGCCTAGACCACAATGGTTATGTTTGAAGAACGTTTATTTTTAGGAAAAATCGCTTACATGCGACAGAGATCACTATAGTTATCATAAAAAGAAACTGGTGCAACTTTAATACACCAAAAGTTCAGTCTTCTTTTTTCTTGTATTAGTTCCTTGAAGTTTAACCACTGACATTAAGTATGACAAATTTTGCCACTGCCTTATCTCTTAACCTGACCTTTCTTCCTCTATCAGACCTGAGCTCAAGCACACAAATCCATAGCTCCGATGCCCCTGCCACCCACAAGATCTTCACAGTGTCATTAACCCTGACTCACCACCAGCACTGTTCACCTCCAGCCTCTACCCGGTACCCAACTTGTCCTAGTCGCCATGCCTGCACCTTGCGCTCTATATATGAAGGTGTGCAGCCATGGTGTCCTGAAGAAAGTAGGGGTAAAGCAACAACCAGAACCTACCGCTCCATTCTTGAAGAAGGATATTACAAGACGTATATGGTATAAGAACTGCATATAATGGGCTAGGATTCTAGCCAAGTTGCCAACTCAGCTCAGAAAAATTAGATTAAGTTTTCTTCCCTTCCTTTCCTTTATCTTCCTGATTCTCACCTAAATTTGTTTGGTTGATCACAAACTAAAATTGGAGTTCTTCACTACCACACATAGTCCCAATACCTCTTATATGTTAAAGATTATACACTAATACACTACCAATAAGTAAATAAAATCTTTAGGTTGCTCACATACAGCACATACTGGGGATGAAGAAAAAGATCAAAACAAAACATTGGTAGAAATATTTCTTTCTGAGATGATATGTACATATAAGGTTTCAGAGTAGAAATTACACTCACCCCTTGTGGACATATCCCACGACTTGATCCTCCACCAGGAACTTCACGAACTCCCCCCTTTTGTCCTGTAAAACCCCCACGCAAATCCGCACAGCCACATATCACATATGAGGCGTTCGCACAGCATACGCTTACAATTGCGCGAACGCACGTGGGAGCGCGAGAGAAACTCACCATTCCCCGGTTGCATTTGTCGACCTTCCGGAAGTACCCGGAGAGATCGGACTCGTCGCCGcgcccgccgtcgccggcgacgcGGAGGGCGTCGGTCCAGCCGAAGCCCGCCGCGGCGGCATGCGGCGCGGTGGAGGAGAAGGAAACCGAGaacgggaggcggcggcgggtgagGAGCTGACGGCGGGTTGGGGAGCTgccgcgagcggcggcggcggcgatggttgCCATAGTGGACATGGCTTGTTCTACCGGGAGAAATCAGGAAATGCCCGAGGGGGAATTTGTCCTTTTTTTCTTTCAGCAAAATATAGATTTCGCAAAGGTGCTTCTGGCTTGTCTTTCTTCTCCTCGATCAGTCCTCGCGTCTTGTTTAAGTTTAGAAGGTAAAAAAGTAGTGATGATTTTTCTGGATGGAGTGAACCAAAATAAGCAGTGCGATTTGATCTCGATTTTTACAATCACCTTGATAAATTGACTAATGACTAGCATACGCGTAAGCGAACAAATAAAGTGAATGAAAACAAGAAATGTTGGCAAAACAAGGTACTATTATTCCCTCTTCGCTTACAGTTTTAAGGCAACTTTTTCTTCCTAACACTATTGACAAATATTTTTTACGAATGTATCTGTATCTCTATCTCGGAAAATAGTTTGGTGGTTAGTTTTTCATTTTGCTTTGTTCCAGCACTATATAAAATACTCCACTTTAATTATTCATCCTCCTCCGGAGCTTCGTTGAGAGCCTTAAAGCCTTGACTCAACGCCCCCTGCGTCGCTCCCGCACGCAGCATGGGGAAAcctcgcagcgccgccgccgggcttCTTCCCTCCTCCTCGCCATCGCCCGAGCTAAGGGCTGGAAGCCCGGCACCAGCAAggagggtggcggcggggtgTCTCGGCCAGGAAGTGGGCGCACTATGCGGGCGGCAGCGGAGCGACTCCTGGGGGCTGCTCTGGTGCTCCATCGGCCGGATCCGTGGCCCCCATGGGCGGATCCGTTGCCTCCTCGGGCGGATCTGCAGCCCTGAGGCGGCAGTCCCGGAAGACGGCGCGAGGCGAGGACCGCGGGTGGGCGGCTACTGAGTGCGGCGTGGTGGTGTGACTGGGAGGAGTCCAGCCTGGTAGCGACAAGCGGCTGGCTGTGCACAGACAGATGAATGGTGGTGGGAGCAGTTGCAAGGTGGTCGGAGTGGTGCAAGATGGTGGGAGCGGTTGCGAGGTGGTCGGAGTGGTGCCTTGCACCACCTCAGCGCTCCACCTCCTCTTCTCCCCATCGGCAAAGCGGATCTGCACGGGGTCGGGTGGTCTGTATTGCGTGTCAACGCACGGCATGCTCGTGGCACCGACATAGTTCTAGGGATGTGACGGGCCATCCTTCCAGCGCAGGCTTCGCTGAGGTGGCGGGGAGCGAGGAGATGCTACAAGTGGCGCCTGACGGCGCGATGGCCGTGTGTGTGCGACAGGATTGGTGGAACGCTCCGGGCGAAAGCCTTTTGCCGGCGCTCTTGCCGATGGCGATGACGGCGGCGCCCTCAGACGTCGTTTCTCCCCGCTGGGGGCATCATTGTGGAGTCTCCATGCCTGATGCATGGGGTGTCTCTGGGTGAAAACTCTGTCTAGTCATGGACGAACGACGGCGGCGCTATTAGCGTCGCTCCCTCCTTGGAGGCGTCACTTCTCGAGACCTGGCTGAGCTTGCGGCAGTATTGGTGTTGCCGATGGTGGGGGATGGCAGCCAAGGGAGGTGGTGGCTCGTGGTAGTGGTGGTGGCAGTGATGGTGGTTGCCCACGTGTGGCACGTTGTGTTGTCGTGGCTCTGGTGCGGCTCGCGTTGAGGGCCCAATGCGACCGGCAAAGGGTGGAGAGGCTCAGGTCGATGGCCCAATCCAACCGGGCAGAGGAAGTTGTGGCCAGGGTCGATGTTCCAACCAGACCTGGACAAAGGTGGTGGGCCGTGTCTCTAGAGGCTTTGAGTGCGCACTTGTGGTGCAACTATGATTCCGGCGGCAGTACGATGAAGGTGAGGTTATTGGAGTGGCTCGGTGGCACTATGACACCACCGACGGCAAAGCAAACTCGGATCCTTGGCGAGTCCAGCGGCAGGAGTGGCGAGGCTCCCGTGCACTTCAAGATGGTGAGTCCGAGGAGTGGTGTGCGGTAGTGGATGTGGCAAGGCCCCCACGCGTTTGAGTTGTCTCAGAGATCCAGGATCTGACGCGGTGCTCCGTTTGTTTGGTGTGCATGATGCTGCAGCGGAACTGTGGCGAGGGGCACTGCATGTCGGTGGCCCTTTCGATGTGTGCGGTGGGCTTCTCTTCTGACTTCTACCAACGCTTGGCCGGGGTCTGGGAGATCGACGATCGTGGGTGCGTGACCTAAAGACGACGGTGGAACGGTGGAGAAGTTGTGGTGGCTACTTGGCTGGTAGCGGAATGCGGCGGCCAGTCCTGCATGGCAGCGACTGGTTGGCATAGGACATCATCGAGGTCGACGGCACTTGCAGAGGGCTACTTGTCGGCTTTATCCCGTTTTTGTGGTGGTTTGGTTAGGAGTCGTATTAAGTTTGCAACCGTGTTGATGTCTCAATCCAACTGGTTGTTGTTGAGTCGAGTTGAGTGGAGTGGTGCGGCCGTGTTGATGTGCCAATCCAACCGGCCGGTGTTGTTGTTTGCTGTTTTGCCCAGTCTAAACATTATCTTTTCTCTTTGATATAATCGGCAGTTCCCCTGACCGATTCGTTCAATAAAAAACATTATTCATCCTCCTCTTCCAGCCTTCACTGGATAGGTGAAAACGTCCTTGCTCCATTATCTTTTGCGAGCAACTCCGGATCGTCCTTCTTCCTTACCCAACATAAGATCTAAGTTAAAGAGGTAGTCAAATTCCGGCCACCATATCATCACCCCACTACTAATTTACTGAAAACGCGACCTCACCTCACCACTGGACCCGACAAGTCGAGAACCCCTATAATGTTAGCTGGGCTCGACGGTGGTATCACGAGGAGGATGAAGCAAGGGGAGAATGAACGGGCAACAAATAATATTTCCCCTGACTACCCAGATGCGCACAGGGAGGAAGGAACGGGCACTATTAGCACTTTAGCAGTAACGCGTGAAGGCCCACAACAGCCCATGTGCCCTCACCACCGGATCCACTGCCCTGCAACCTGCCACAGCCGAGCCGACAACCTGCTGCATCCCACCTAGCCGCTTCCCCACCGGTTGTCTTCCCACCGCGTCGGTCGGCGGCGTCTCCGTCGCCCCACACTCCACCACTGCCGCCTAGCTTCCTTGCGCCCCACACATTCCTTTCTAAGGCTGTTCCCAGCAGAGTGCGGCAGCGGATACCCATTGAAAGACCGCTCCAGCGTGGACCCCGCATGGATAGGAAAGATGCTCTCCAGCAGTTTCTCGTATAACGTTGCGGAAATGAGTGGTCTGTGGTCCCCACGTCAAACTCTTCACTGCTGCTCACCCCTCTCCCTGGTCCCTCCACCACGTGTCGCTGCAAGAGGCCCTCCCCACCGATCCGATACAGGAGAGAGGCAGCGCCAGTTTGGGGTGCGTCGGAGGCTGTCCGGATTTTCGGAAGCTGGATCGGTTGTCTGCTGGGTGCATGAACAGTAGCTTTCAGCACCCTTTTACCGCATCGGATGCCGGATAGGTTCCCTGCTGGGAACAGCCTCAGCACTCCAAACCCTCTGTATAAAATAGTTTTTATAGAATTAATTATACCGTCATATATAACTTTTAGCTTACATGGTATCATAATAAATAATAAATAAGAGGAAAAAATTATTTCTACCTCCTGAACTTTGGGCCGAATCCGAATTTCCTCCCTAGATAATGAAACCGTCTGCCTGGACTCCTCAGACTCTAGTTTCTCTCCGTgatttttctcttttctttagAATcttaaaaaatcataaaaaattcatttaaatcaaAAAAATACGAAATGGGTATcaaaaattttctaaaaatataacatATCCGTTGGCACTATATTTACCAGTTATTCAGATCCAATTTTTTCGTGttcatagtatttggttgcTTGTAGTTATACCTATTATTTGTTaataattcaaatttaaatagagctataatagataggttacatttttagaaaaattttggtactattttcatattttctgctttaaaatgaattagttttgattttttagatctaattagatttTTTTActttaaaaaatataaaaccaccTTCAAAACCACTCTAAGAGCCAAATTTGCCCGATTTCGATAGTTGGATGGTCTATGTTATCCGGTTTCGTAGTTGAAAGTTGAAAATCGGACTTTTGCGATTATTTGAGGGTGTAAACTAAACTTTTCCTCCAAGATATCATATATCGTAGAGTGTAGGTTTTAAAAGATGGTGTATTGATGATATGGTAACATAAAAACTATCCATAGATATTATAGATTAGGATTGCCCTAAATGTGCTAGTGTTTAGTGTTGGATCCAAGGCAGCCATCCCCTCCTAAAGTCCGATGGTCGGCTTGATAAAAAAAAAAAGCACAATAGCTAGGGCCAGAGAGCTACTACGCCCTTCTACAACACCTCGCGTCACACTTAGGGGCGGCAGCAGGGGTATGCCCCTATGTTCCTTGGCATACCCaagatttggaagaaaataATGTATACACAAATTTATACTGTCAAATATGGCTCAAAGATCCAATACAACAAAGCCCACGAAGGATTTCACATCCGAAAAATTATCAAACCTTCCATAGTAGCTTACTATGTACATTTCCCATGTTCGTAGAGATGAAAGGtttaaaaatttgaaaaaaccTATGTGAGCTTTCAGTTAAGCTCGTGGACAAAGAAAAAGATGAACAATATTATGTTGTTTACAAGCTTCTTAAGTTGGTGCTAATTCTTCCGGTAGCCACTGCTAGTGTTGAAAGAGTGTTTTCCATGATGAATTTTGTGAAGAACAACCAAAGGAACAAAATGGGTGATGAAAATTTGAACAATTGCTTGGTTATATTTGTTGAGAGAGAATTCTTCAGTCAAGTgaaaaataaggatatcatcaatctCTTCCAACAAGAGGATCGTAAGGTTATACTGCAGTATCCCTCTGTCCCATAATATAGCATAGCTACTTCTAGAGTTTTTCTGACAGATTAAGGATGGAGAGTAAAAGTCTATATTACCCTCATGCACTAATTAAGAGAATAATTATGGCCTTCCTATTTAGCTTGCATGCAGATCTGCATGTCATAATTAATTTGTATGCAAGGAGGGGTATTTTAGACCTCTTATACCAAAAACCCCACTTGGGAATCCAAAAGTAGCTATAttataagataaaaatttgaatgTTAGAAGTAGCTATAGGTAGTAGCCTttactgttttgtaatattatttAATTATTCATATTTAGAACTTGTACTTTGGTTATTATTATGGATTTTTTATGGTCATTAATATAAAGGGGATCGTAGGTTATGAACTTGTGTGTATTTGCTTCGAATTTTTTTATGTGTGGCATACCTAGCCACGAATTTCTGGCTCCGCCACTGATCACACTCGCACGCGTGACTGTGATTATTCCCCAGAGGAACACCCTGGTCTTACTTGGGATGGGAGAATATGAAGTCAATTAATACGGAGAACTTTCCTTTTACGAGTAACTGGACCGATTCTTGAACGAACCGCTGATGTTGATGTGTTGATAGAGTTGAAATCAATGCGTAACTGTGGTTCAGCTCACTAATATTGGAGATACAATCGTCGCAACGAGAAGACATTACAGTCAACAAACGTATAAGGCTGCAACTTCCTGTGATGCTGAAATCTAGTATATCGATTAGCGGTAGAAGAATTGAATTAGCTGATTGACTACAGCAATGCTCCTAGAACAAGTTTGACAAACTATACGCATATGGAAGAATCCATTTATAGGAGCACTTATGCTAGGGAGGAACAAGATAGCATTCTTTCCTAAGCCTATAGAACCTTTCTCTGTATGACTGACCGGACAGATCTACATTTTATCCTGGTGGGCACTACGTCGCATGTACAAGTAATCGTCCACATGGAACAATCGGTGTTGCTCAGCGTGAACTGCCATTCAGCTTCGGGGACTCGGATGCTGCGTATCCATAAGGGTGCTTGCTAGCCCAGTTCCACAGGTCTCTGCACATCTCTGTGATGCCATATTTCGCTCTGAAGAAGGAACATTCATATTTAGATGACCACAAAGGATGATGGTCAACATCCATGAAAAACTTATAAACGGTACTTTTTTATCTTACTTCCAGTGGAGCTCTCTCTCTGCTTTCGCAGGCGACGAAAAGAGAACCTCAGCATCACCAGGGCGGCGTTGACCCATCACCAAAGGGATTTTCTGAAAATAAACAAGTACAGATATAAGTcacaaggaaaaaaaaagcCATGCAGGTATTGCTACTTCTGGAACTTTGACAGCAGGGTTAACTCTTTAAATTAAATTGCAGCTGCCATTCCAACAATCAGCCTGCACATATTTCTATGTTCTCTTTGTGAACTGTCATATAGTCAatatctaagcaccaacctctAAATCCTACATGATCCGCTGGATAAATCCAAGGATTCGCTTCTATAACACTAAATTCAGGAGAGTGGAGGTTTAAGAAAATTAGTTACGCTaaccagaaaaaaaaagatactATGGAAAAGAAACAGGAGCCAGAGATTCGTCCAATACTCAAGGTATATCTAATCAGGTATACCTTTCCAGAAGCCTTCTCAAATGCATTGACTATCTCCAAAACTGATGTTCCCTTTCCAGTTCCGAGGTTGTATGCTTCACATCCTGCAAGAAGAGTTTCATTTTGAAATCCGATTAAACAGCAAAGCTTACTAAAAGTTTTATTTTGTGAGTATCCAATTAACTCATATGTAGAAGAACTGGGGTTTGACATGAAAGTTAGAGCATCATACGTGATGGATATAGTTTTCTATCCATTTAGAAGCATGAAAAAGTGTATCAGTAATATATTACTGTTTAATTTTTTGACCTCAAAATAGATAGTGCGAATGGGAAACAAAAAGGGGGTTAGTATCTAGTATCTACATCTTTAGTGTACATCTGGGAATTGGTATAAGTATTTCGGCCAAAGGATATGAGAGGACAGCCATTTGTGCAAACCTATGTTAGATGAGCTGTCGAAAAGCTTCCGTAATGCAAAAAGATGTCCTTCAGCAAGGTCAACCACATGAATATAATCACGAACCTGCAATCACACAGAAGTGTAATGTTCAGTAACATATTACTGCAGTTCTCACAATAGTATTCCTAAAATAGCTTAGTTGCCATTTGGCCATGATGTTGTCCACTTCCAACAGCACTTTGAGAAGCAAAAGCTAGAAAGCATTAGATTGGAAAGGTGAAGCTAATTGGCCGCAACAAATGAGATAACCGTGTCAGCATGAGTACCTATCTTTAAAGTAAACTATGGCTTAGTTTGCTTTCAGTCTTCATTTGATCCTTTCTGTAAAATGGGGATTGAGGACCTAATGGTATTGTTCAGAGGAGGCTGGGGCAAACTATTTTACTGTAAACTACAACTAGTAATAACATCATGAGTGCCCAGATgattacattttcctaggagtGGACACAGAAAGCTGACAAAACACTAAGTTGCATGATTGAATATAGACTAACGTAAGCTTTTTCTAGCTATAAAACCTTTCACTTCAGTTATTTGCTTCCAAGAACTTATATTCTGATAAACGCTAGTGGACTACAAATTTCATTTGTTACTCAACCTTTTAAACTGAAGAGCCTTAATCAGCCACTAGCTA is part of the Panicum hallii strain FIL2 chromosome 2, PHallii_v3.1, whole genome shotgun sequence genome and encodes:
- the LOC112883256 gene encoding nudix hydrolase 20, chloroplastic-like isoform X3, whose translation is MQPGNGQKGGVREVPGGGSSRGICPQGGHRSYGFVCLSSGLIEEERFVKHLRDFHDVFTISGNNSSNTVENVSLQSSLRTPEDRTHAIGEVIKSLGEMIPGIRNELYPVTSSYGMPVYFSLERAAAPYFGIKAYGVHMNGYVEKDGQKFLWIGKRSDVKQTYPGMLDHLVAGGLPYGISCKENIIKECEEEAGIPRSISTNATSVGAISYMDIEGFRYKRDVLFCYDLKLPEDFVPNNEDGEVDSFRLIPVPHAANIIRRTEFFKPNCNLVIIDFLFRHGYIHPDSRGYLNLLQSLRSGDCS
- the LOC112883256 gene encoding nudix hydrolase 20, chloroplastic-like isoform X2, whose protein sequence is MSTMATIAAAAARGSSPTRRQLLTRRRLPFSVSFSSTAPHAAAAGFGWTDALRVAGDGGRGDESDLSGYFRKVDKCNRGMDKRGEFVKFLVEDQVVGYVHKGFVKHLRDFHDVFTISGNNSSNTVENVSLQSSLRTPEDRTHAIGEVIKSLGEMIPGIRNELYPVTSSYGMPVYFSLERAAAPYFGIKAYGVHMNGYVEKDGQKFLWIGKRSDVKQTYPGMLDHLVAGGLPYGISCKENIIKECEEEAGIPRSISTNATSVGAISYMDIEGFRYKRDVLFCYDLKLPEDFVPNNEDGEVDSFRLIPVPHAANIIRRTEFFKPNCNLVIIDFLFRHGYIHPDSRGYLNLLQSLRSGDCS
- the LOC112883256 gene encoding nudix hydrolase 20, chloroplastic-like isoform X1, whose protein sequence is MSTMATIAAAAARGSSPTRRQLLTRRRLPFSVSFSSTAPHAAAAGFGWTDALRVAGDGGRGDESDLSGYFRKVDKCNRGMDKRGEFVKFLVEDQVVGYVHKGSCGWQGHRSYGFVCLSSGLIEEERFVKHLRDFHDVFTISGNNSSNTVENVSLQSSLRTPEDRTHAIGEVIKSLGEMIPGIRNELYPVTSSYGMPVYFSLERAAAPYFGIKAYGVHMNGYVEKDGQKFLWIGKRSDVKQTYPGMLDHLVAGGLPYGISCKENIIKECEEEAGIPRSISTNATSVGAISYMDIEGFRYKRDVLFCYDLKLPEDFVPNNEDGEVDSFRLIPVPHAANIIRRTEFFKPNCNLVIIDFLFRHGYIHPDSRGYLNLLQSLRSGDCS